Proteins encoded by one window of Candidatus Paceibacterota bacterium:
- a CDS encoding helix-turn-helix transcriptional regulator, with protein sequence MEYYDVYMPRAIYTKDHNEIVERLKKARLKAGFGQVEVAEKLGKTQSYVSKIESGQRRFDVLQLKEFAKIYKKKIDYFISD encoded by the coding sequence ATGGAATATTATGATGTGTATATGCCAAGAGCAATTTATACAAAAGACCATAACGAAATTGTTGAACGCTTGAAAAAGGCGCGACTTAAGGCTGGTTTTGGGCAGGTTGAGGTTGCAGAAAAACTTGGTAAAACTCAGTCTTATGTTTCTAAGATAGAATCGGGACAAAGACGTTTTGATGTTTTGCAGTTGAAAGAATTTGCAAAAATATACAAGAAAAAAATCGATTATTTTATTTCTGACTAA
- a CDS encoding DNA cytosine methyltransferase, whose product MNEKTEKEQNYSQQKLLRVIDLFAGIGGIRTGFESIGAKSVFSSEWDEPAQKTYRANFAEIPFGDITKFKPEEISPFDILLAGFPCQPFSQAGKKLGLADTRGTLFFDIAKILEYHRPRVVFLENVKRFKSHDNGRTFETINNILEQLGYEVYSKVLNAKDFGVPQNRERIYIIGFLGKTNFSFPEPSGIKTRLGNILEKKVDPKYTISDKLWAGHQRRKKEHREKGNGFGYSMFNENSEYTSTISARYYKDGSEILIEQKSKNPRKLTPREAARLQGFPDSFKIPVSDAQAYKQFGNSVAVPVITALAKEVLKSLNQLEEKSSNKLGRIDIEKIKRASVSKVLAKNKNLAFTD is encoded by the coding sequence ATTAATGAAAAAACGGAAAAAGAACAAAATTATTCTCAACAAAAATTACTTAGAGTCATAGATCTATTTGCAGGAATAGGTGGTATAAGAACAGGCTTTGAAAGTATAGGGGCGAAATCAGTTTTCAGTTCGGAGTGGGATGAACCAGCGCAAAAAACTTATCGTGCAAATTTTGCCGAAATTCCGTTTGGAGATATTACCAAGTTTAAACCAGAAGAAATCTCACCTTTTGACATATTACTTGCTGGCTTCCCTTGTCAGCCATTTTCTCAAGCTGGGAAAAAACTTGGTCTTGCAGATACAAGAGGTACGTTATTTTTTGATATCGCTAAAATTCTTGAATACCACAGACCTAGAGTAGTTTTTCTAGAAAATGTTAAACGATTTAAGAGTCATGATAATGGAAGAACTTTTGAAACAATAAATAATATCCTTGAGCAACTTGGTTACGAAGTCTATTCAAAAGTTCTCAATGCAAAAGACTTTGGTGTTCCCCAAAACAGAGAACGTATATATATAATAGGATTTTTAGGAAAAACTAATTTTTCTTTTCCTGAACCTTCGGGCATAAAAACTCGCCTTGGAAATATTCTTGAAAAAAAGGTTGATCCTAAATATACGATATCCGACAAGTTGTGGGCGGGGCACCAAAGGAGAAAAAAAGAACATAGGGAAAAAGGAAACGGTTTCGGATATTCTATGTTTAATGAAAATTCAGAATACACAAGTACTATATCTGCACGATATTATAAAGATGGTTCAGAAATTCTCATTGAGCAAAAAAGTAAAAATCCTCGAAAACTCACTCCTAGAGAGGCTGCACGATTACAAGGGTTTCCTGATTCATTCAAGATACCGGTCAGCGATGCGCAAGCATATAAACAATTTGGGAATAGTGTTGCTGTGCCTGTAATTACAGCATTAGCAAAAGAAGTCTTAAAATCTCTGAATCAATTGGAGGAGAAATCTTCTAATAAATTAGGTAGAATAGATATTGAGAAAATAAAAAGAGCTAGTGTCAGTAAAGTGTTAGCTAAAAATAAAAACTTAGCATTTACCGATTAA
- a CDS encoding SEC-C domain-containing protein gives MKKGRNEKCPCGSGLKYKKCHMNKSREIGVLRKAYDMGKDHDFYTRFLFGLGNIRSCAYGRDKQLEYDKSFSPVFQNLVEMNIVKKKCVALISQHREAVETGKDGKYHGNQIDVNEPIEDELNIFFKDFFIRGEMAIGSLIAHSRYVGSNIGFLFTDDEKKFRKGLAKFVLNENDERFKGLNAFMKHNRTTWYESFNDLRNKIEHEGWHLPNLQYTLDSNNKVQVRLPTSPSQTIEEILESYWQSMSMFCEEVIVFLLSLKLKEDMIIVFIPEEKRDKNLPVRYIVSHKDFPGVLLQCG, from the coding sequence ATGAAAAAAGGGAGAAATGAAAAATGTCCATGCGGAAGTGGTTTGAAATATAAGAAATGTCATATGAACAAATCCCGAGAGATTGGAGTATTACGCAAAGCATACGACATGGGTAAAGACCATGATTTTTATACTCGTTTTTTATTTGGTCTTGGCAACATCAGAAGTTGTGCATACGGAAGAGATAAGCAACTTGAGTATGATAAAAGTTTTAGTCCGGTTTTCCAAAATCTAGTTGAAATGAATATTGTAAAAAAGAAATGCGTCGCACTTATTTCTCAACATCGTGAGGCGGTTGAAACAGGCAAAGATGGGAAATACCATGGTAACCAAATTGACGTAAACGAACCTATTGAGGATGAACTAAATATTTTCTTTAAGGACTTTTTCATTCGTGGTGAAATGGCAATAGGAAGTCTTATTGCACACTCGCGATACGTGGGATCAAATATCGGGTTTCTTTTTACGGACGACGAAAAGAAATTTCGCAAGGGATTGGCAAAATTTGTGTTAAACGAGAACGATGAGCGTTTTAAGGGGTTAAATGCGTTCATGAAGCATAATCGAACAACATGGTACGAATCTTTCAATGACCTTCGCAATAAAATTGAACACGAAGGGTGGCATTTGCCGAATTTGCAGTACACACTTGATTCAAATAATAAAGTGCAGGTTCGGTTACCGACATCCCCCAGTCAAACTATTGAAGAAATTTTGGAGTCATATTGGCAAAGCATGAGTATGTTTTGTGAGGAAGTCATCGTTTTTCTTTTGAGCCTTAAGTTGAAAGAAGACATGATTATTGTATTTATTCCAGAAGAAAAACGAGATAAAAATTTACCTGTTCGATATATTGTCAGTCATAAAGATTTTCCTGGTGTTTTGTTGCAGTGCGGGTAA